Genomic segment of Gavia stellata isolate bGavSte3 unplaced genomic scaffold, bGavSte3.hap2 HAP2_SCAFFOLD_1146, whole genome shotgun sequence:
CTAGACCCACCTGACTGTCCCCAACTGTGTCTAGAGCCACCTGACTGTCCCCAACCCAACTGTCCCCAACCCCAACCATGTCTAGACCCACCTGACTGTCCCCAACTGTGCCTAGAGCCACCTGGCTGTCCCCAACCCAACTGTCCCCCAACCCCAACCATGTGTAGGGTCCCCCCACTGTCCCCAACTGTATCTCAATGCACTTGACTGTCCCCAACCCAACTGTCCCCAACCATGTCTAGGGTCACCCCACTGTCCCCAACTGTATCTAGACCCACTTGACTGTCCCCAACCCAACTGTCCCCAGGTCCAACCATGTCTAGACCCACCTGAACGTCCCCAACTGTGCATAGAGCCACCTGGCTGTCCCCAACCCAACTGTCCCCAACCCCAACCATGCCTAGGGTCACCCAAGTGTCCCCAACTGTGCCTAGACCCACCTGACTGTCCCCAACTGTGCCTAGAGCCACCTGACTGTCCCCAACCCAACTGTCCCCAACCCCAACCATGTCTAGACCCACCTGACTGTCCCCAACTGTGCCTAGAGCCACCTGGCTGTCCCCAACCCAACTGTCCCCAACCCCAACCATGTGTAGGGTCCCCCAAGTGTCCCCAACTGTATCTCAATGCACTTGACTGTCCCCAACCCAACTGTCCCCAACCCCAGTCACCTCTACCCCGCCCCAGCTGTCCCCGGTCCCCCCGTTGTCACCCgctcccccttccccgccgCAGGAGAAGGGCTCCACCTTCCTCCAGCTGGGCTCCTCCACcgagcagcagctgcaggtgaTCTTCGAGGTGCTGGAGGAGTACGACTGGACGGCCTTCGCCGTCGTCACCACCCTCTTCCCCGGCTACGAGGACTTCCTCGACTACGTGGAGGTTTTGACCGACAGCAGCTTCATCGGTTGGGAACACCGGGGCGTCCTCACCCTCAATTTGACCGACGACCCCGAGGGGACGCGGTTACGGCGTCAACTGCGTGAGGTCAGCGCCCAAATCCGCCTCCTCTACTGCTCGCGGGAAGAAGCCGAAGCCATTTTCCGCGCGGCGCGAGAAGCCGGTTTAACCGGACCCGGTTACATCTGGTTCGTGGTCGGTACCAACCTGGGAGGAAGCGATCAATTACCGGAACATCTCCCCGCCGGTTTGTTCGCGGTGTTGTCGGCCGGTTGGCGGGATGACTTACAGCACCGGGTTCACAACGGCGTGGCCATCGTGGCCAAGGGCGCCGAGGCCTTGTTACGCGATTACGGTTTCATCCCCGAGTTCAACAACGACTGCCGGGCTCCCAACGTCACCCAAATCAACGACAACCTTCACCGGTGAgccgccggcggcgccgcgggggcgcggcgggtgACCAGCCCCGTGACGGCGTCACGTGTGTCCTGTCCCCCCGCTCCGTTTCCAGGTACTTCATGAACATCACCTGGGGACAGAAGGACTTCTCCTTTAACGAGGACGGTTACCTCGTCAACCCCTCGCTGGTCGTTATCTCCCTCAACAAGGAGCGGAgctgggaggtggtgagtgTCCCCAACGCCCCGCGGTGTCACCGTCGTGTCCCCCGACCCCCCGGGGTCGCTCCTCGCGGTCTTTGTCATTCCGGTCGCGGTGACGGCTCCTCTCTCGCCCGCATGGTGTTTCtccgttccccccccccaaccccatgGCGGTGTCACGCTGCCTCGTCACAACGTGTCACCCGAGGGGGCGGCGGTGACGCCTGGCCGGTGACGGTGACACAGAAACTCAGCCGTGTCCCCCTGCCACCTCGGCCCGGTGACACCTTGGCCGCTTCCCCGCCACCGTGAGCGGGTTGGGGTGTGCACACCCGCCTGTGTTCCGTCCGGCTGTAGACCCGGCCGTCGCGGTGACATCAAGTGCCACCCGTTGTCACCGTTGTCCCCCTTAGGTGGGCAGTTGGGAACACCGCATCCTGCGGATGAAGTACCCGGTGTGGTCGCGGTACGGTCGGTTCCTCCAGCCGGTGGACGACGGACAGCACCTGCGGGTGGCCACGCTGGAGGAACGTCCCTTCGTCATCGTGGAGAACATCGACCCCGCCACCGGCACCTGCATCCGCGACTCCGTCCCCTGCCGCAAGCAGCTCAACCGCACCGCCGGGTGGGTGGCCCCAGCGCCGTGAGGGTGTCACTGTCACCCTAGGGGTGTCCCCAGTGCCGCGGGGGTGTCACCGTCACCCTAGGGGTGTCCCCAGCGCCACGAGGGTGTCCCCAGCGCCGCGGGGGTGTCACCGCCACCCTAGGGGTGTCCCCAGTGCTGTGAGGGTGTCCCCAGTGCCGTGGGGGTGTCCCCAGCGCCGCGGGGGTGACCCTGCCACCCTAGgggtgtccccagtgccacGAGGGTGTCACCATCACCCTAGGGGGTGTCCCCAGTGCCATAAGGGTGTCCCCGCCACCCTAGGGGTGTCCCCAGTGCCATAAGGGTGTCACCGTCACCCTAGGGATGTCCCCAGCGCCATGAGGGTGTCCCCGTCACCCTAGGGGTGTCCCCAGCGCCATGGGGGTGTCACCGCCACCCTAGGGGTGTCCCCAGCGCCACGAGGGTGTCCCCAGCGCCATGGGGGTGTCACCGCCACCCTAGGGGTGTCCCCAGCGCCACGAGGGTGTCCCCAGCGCCATGGGGGTGTCCCCGCCACCCTAGGGGTGTCCCCAGTGCCGTGGGGGTGTCCCCAGCGCCGCGGGGGTGACCCTGCCACCCTAGGGGTGTCCCCAGTGCCGCGGGGGTGTCACCATCACCCTAGGGGTGTCCCCAGCGCCATGGGGGTGTCACCGCCACCCTAGGGGTGTCCCCAGTGTCGTGAGGGTGTCCCCGCCACCCTAGGGGTGTCCCCAGCACCACGAGGGTGTCCCCAGTGCCGCGGGGGTGTCCCCGCCACCCTAGGGGTGTCCCCAGCACCATAAGGGTGTCACCATCACCCTAGGGGTGTCCCCAGTGCCGCAAGGGTGTCCCCAGCGCCGCGGGGGTGTCCCCGCCACCCTAGGGTTGTCCCCAGTGCTGTGAGGGTGTCACCATCACCCTAGGGGTGTCCCCAGCGCCATGGGGGTGTCACCGCCACCCTAGGGGTGTCCCCAGTGCCGCGGGGGTGTCACCATCACCCTAGGGGTGTCCCCAGCGCCGCGAGGGTGTCCCCAGTGCCGTGAGGGTGTCCCCAGCGCCGTGGGGGTGTCACCGTCACCCTAGGGGTGTCCCCAGCGCCGCGAGGGTGTCCCCAGCGCCGCGGGGGTGACCCTGCCACCCTAGGGGTGTCCCCAGTGCCATGAGGGTGTCCCCAAGCACCCCGGGGGTGTCCCTATCACCCCAGGGGTGTCCCCATCACTCTGGGGGTGTCCCCAAGCGCCCCGGGGGTGTCCCCATCACTCTGGGGGTGTCCCCAAGCGCCCCAGGGGGCGTCCCCATCACTCTGGGGGCGTCCCCATCACTCTGGGGGTGTCCCCAAGCGCCCCGGGGGTGTCCCCATCACTCTGGGGGTGTCCCCAAGCGCCCCAGGGGTGTCCCCATCACTCAGGGGGCGTCCCCATGCACCCCGGGGGTGTCCCCATCACTCCGggggtgtccccagtgccccGGGGGTGTCCGCAGTGCCACTGCAAGGGTGTCCTCAGCACCCTGCATGTGTCCCCAAGCACCCTGTGGatgtccccagcaccctgggggtTGTCCCCATCACTCTGggggtgtccccagtgccccGGGGGTGTCCCCATCACTCCGGGGGTGTCCCCATCATCCCAGGGGTTGTCCCCATCACCCCGGGGGTGTCCCCATCACCCCGGGGGTGTCCCCAAGCACCCCAGGGGTTGTCTCTATCACCCCAGCGGTTGTCCCCATCACTCCGGGGGTGTCCTCATCGCCCCGGGGGTGTCCCCATCATTCTGggggtgtccccagtgccccGGGGGTGTCCCCAAGCGCCCTGGGGGTGTCCCCATCACCCCAGGGGTTGTCCCCATCACCCCGGGGGTGTCCCCATCACCCCAGGGGTGTCCCCAAGCACCCCAGGGGTTGTCCCTATCACCCCAGGGGTTGTCCCCATCACTCTGGGGGTGTCCCCATCATTCTGggggtgtccccagtgccccgggggtgtccccaagcgccccgggggtgtccccatcaccccagggtgtccccaagCACCCCAGGGGTTGTCCCTATCACCCCAGGGGTTGTCCCCATCACTCTGGGGGTGTCCTCATCGCCCCGGGGGTGTCCCCATCACTCTGGGGGTGTCCCCATCGCCccgggggtgtccccagggccTCCGCGGGGGTGTCCCCAAGCGTCCctgtccccgcagccccccgaCGGAGCCGGCGCTCTTCGAGAAGAAGTGCTGCAAGGGTTTCTGCATCGACATCCTGAAGCGGCTGGCCCGCGCCGTCGGCTTCACCTACGACCTCTACCTGGTCACCAACGGCAAGCACGGCAAGAAGATCGACGGCGTCTGGAACGGCATGGTGGGAGAGGTGGGGGACCCCCGCCCCACGGCTGACGGGGGGGCCGGGAGAGACCCCCATCACCCATGGGGGGCCCAGGGGGCCGGGGAGAGACCCCCAACCACACTCGGGGGGCCCAGGGGGCCGGGGAGAGACCCCCAACCACACTTGGGGGGCCCAGGGGTTCGGGGAGAGACCCCCAACCACACTTGGGGGGCCCAGGGGTTCGGGGAGAGACCCCCAACCACACTTGGGGGGCCCAGGGGGCAGGAAGAGACCCCCCCACACACTTGGGGGGGCCCAGGGGGCCGGGGAGAGACCCCCATCTCTGTTGGGGTGACCCAGGGGTTCAGGGAGAGACCCCCCACCACCCTTGGGGGGCCCAGGGGTGGGGAGAGACCCCACCAGCACCCTTTGGGGGGCCCAGGGGTTCAGGGAGAGACCCACCCCACCCTTGGGGGGCCCAGGGGGCCTGGGAGAGACCCCCAACCACACTTGGGGGGCCCAGGGGGCCGGGAGagaccccaccaccacccacagGGAGCCTGGGGGGCCGGGAGAGACCCCCATCACCCTTGGGGGGCCCAGGGGTTCGGGGAGAGACCCCCCCACCCTTGAGGGGTTcagggggctggggagagctcccccccccgccttggGGGGCTCAGGGGTTTGGGGAGAGACCCCCCCACCCTTTGGGGGTTCAGTGAgagaccccccccccacccttgGGGGACCCGGGGATTTGGGGAGCGCCCCCGTCTCTGCCCACAGGGGACCCAGGGGGGGCTGGAGAGagagccccccccccacccctgggggGGTCTGGGTGTCCAGGGAGAGCCCCCCATCACCCTtggggggggtctggggctTCGGGGAGAGACCCCCCACCCTTGGGGGGTTCAGGGGTTTGGGGAGACCCCCCCACCCTTGGGGGGTTCAGGGAGAGACCCCCCACTGCCCATGGGGGGCCCAGGAGTTTGGGGAGACCCCCCCCACCCTTGGGGGTTCAGGGAGAGCCCCCCCACCcttgggggggtctgggggttCGGGGAGAGACCCCCCCACCCTTGGGGGGTTCAGGGGTTTGGGGAGACCCCCCCACCCTTGGGGGGTTCAGGGAGAGACCCCCCACTGCCCATGGGGGTCCCAGGAGTTTGGGGAGACCCCCCCCACCCTTGGGGGGTTCAGGGAGAGCCCCCCCACCCTTGGGGGGGCCCCCAGGTGTCAGGGGAGAGCCCCGCCCCTTCATTGCCTCCTGGACACGCCCTTCCCGTGgctcctccccctccctggcCCCTCCCCTGctggccccgccccctccccaccctcccaccATTTtgccctgccccttccctgccctttGATTGGCTCCTCCGCCTCGACCCCACCCCCTCTTTAGCCACGCCCCTTTGGGACCACACCCTGACGCCCCCCGCCCCCTGCTGTCTCCGCCCCCCCCAGGTCTTTTACGGCCGAGCCGACATGGCCATCGGCTCGTTAACCATTAACGAGGAACGTTCCGAGATCATCGACTTCTCCGTCCCCTTCGTGGAGACGGGGATCAGCGTCATGGTGTCCCGCAGCAACGGCACCGTCTCCCCCTCCGCCTTCCTGGGTACGGACGGACGCGGGGCGGGGACAGACggacggggcgggcgggggggacacggggacacccTCCGGGTGACAGTGTCCCCCCCCACGCCAGAGCCCTACAGCCCGGCCGTCTGGGTGATGATGTTCGTCATGTGCCTGACGGTGGTGGCCGTCACCGTCTTCATCTTCGAGTACTTCAGCCCCGTGGGCTACAACCGCAGCCTGGCCACCGGCCAGCGTGAGTGTGTCACCTCCCGCGCCCCCCGGGGACGTCATCGGGGTCACACCCTCCCCGTCACCACCCGCCCCACCGTCCCCGGCCCCGGGGTGACACCGTCCCATCCTCACCGTCCCCATTCCCGGGGTGACACCGTCCCTGGGGGTGACACCGTCCCGACCTCACTGTCCCTATTCCCACAGTGacactgtccccatccccaccatcTCCATTCCCAGGGTGACAccgtccccagccctggggtgaCACTGTCCCTGGGGGTGACACCATCCGTCCTCACTGTCCCTATTCCCACGGTGACACCGTCCCCGTCGTCCCCGTCCCTGGGGGTGACACCATCCCATCCTCACCGTCCCTATTCCCAGGGTGACACCGTCCCATCCTCACTGTCCCTATTCCCATGGTGAcaccgtccccgtccccaccaTCTCCATTCCCGTGGTGACACTGTCCCTGGGGGTGACACCGTCCCGTCCTCACCGTCCCTATTCCCATGGTGAcaccgtccccgtccccaccaTCTCCATTCCCGTGGTGACACTGTCCCTGGGGGTGACACCGTCCCgtcctccctgtccctattCCCAGGGTGACAccgtccccagccccagggtgaCACCGTCCCTGGGGGTGACACCGTCCCGTCCTCCCCGTCCCTATTCCCATGGTGACAccgtccccagccccagggtgaCACCGTCCCTGGGGGTGACACCGTCCCCGTCCTCACCGTCCCTATTCCCATGGTGACACCATCCCGGCCCTGGGGTGACACCGTCCCTGGGGGTGACACCGTCCCCGTCCTCACTGTCCCTATTCCCATGGTGACACCATCCCCGTCCCCACCATCTCCATTCCCGTGGTGACactgtccccgtccccaccgTCCCCCTTTCCAGGGTGACGCTGTCCCGTCCTCACCATCCCTATTCCCACGGTGACACTGTCCCCGGCCCTGGGGTGACACCGTCCCTGGGGGTGACACCGTCCCGTCCTCACCGTCCCTATTCCCACGGTGACACCGTCCCCGGCCCTGGGGTGACACCGTCCCTGGGGGTGACACCGTCCCGTCCTCACCGTCCCTATTCCCACGGTGACACTGTCCCCATGCTGACACCGTCCCTCTGGTGACACTGTCCTGTCCCCaccgtccccatccctgggggtgACACCGTCCCATCCTCACCGTCCCTATTCCCATGGTGACACCATCCCCGTCCCCACCATCTCCATTCCCGTGGTGACACCGTCCCCGGCCCCGGGGTGacaccgtccctggaggtgaCACCGTCCCGTCCTCCCCGTCCCTATTCCCATGGTGAcactgtccccactgtccccgTTCCCAGGGTGATGCCATCCCCGTCCCCACCATCTCCATTCCTGTGGTGACACCGTCCCCGTCCTCACCGTTCCCAGGGTGACACCGTCCCTGTgccgtccctgtccccgtggTGACCCCATCCGTGGGGTGacgctgtccctgtccccgtggTGACCCCATCTGTAGGGTGACGCTGTCCATAGGTGACGCCATCTCGGTCCCTGTGGTGACCCCCATCCGTGGGGTGatgccatccctgtccctgtggtGACCCCGTCCGTGGGGTGACGCCGTCCCTGTGCCATCTCCATCCCTGTGGTGACCCCGTCCATGGGGTGAcactgtccctgtccccgtccctgtggtgaccccgtccctgtccctgtgctgtccccgtccccgtggAGTCCCCGTCCATGGGGTGAcgctgtccccgtccccgtccctgtggtgaccccgtccctgtccctgtgccgtccccgtccccgtggAGTCCCCGTCCATGGGGTGAcgctgtccccgtccccgtccctgtggtgaccccgtccccgtccctgtgGTGACCCCATCCCCGTCCCTGTGCCATCCCCGTCCCTGTGGTgaccccatccctgtccctgtgccatCCCCGTCCCCGTGGAGTCCCCGTCCATGGGGTGAcgctgtccccgtccccatccctgtggtGACCCCGTCCCCGTGCCGTCCCCGTCCCTGTGgagtccccgtccccgtccctgtgCCATCCCCGTCCCTGTGGTGAccccgtccctgtccctgtgccgtccccgtccccgtggAGTCCCTGTCCGCGGGGTGACGCCGTCCCCGTCCCTGTGGTGAccccgtccctgtccctgtggtgaccccgtccctgtccctgtgccgtccctgtccccgtggAGTCCCCGTCCGCGGGGTGAcgctgtccccgtccccgtccctgtggtgaccccgtccctgtccctgtgccgtccccgtccccgtggAGTCCCCGTCCATGGGGTGAcgctgtccccgtccccgtccctgtggtgaccccgtccccgtccctgtgccatccctgtccctgtggtgaccccgtccccgtccctgtgccgtccccgtccccgtggAGTCCCTGTCCGCGGGGTGACGCCGTCCCCGTCCCTGTGGTGACCCCGTCCCTGTGCCATCCCCGTCCCTGTGGTGAccccgtccctgtccctgtgGTGACCCTGTCCCTGTGCCATCCCCGTCCCCGTGGAGTCCCCGTCCGCGGGGTGACGCCGTCCCGTCCCTGTGGTGaccccgtccccgtccctgtgccgtccctgtccccgtggAGTCCCCGTCCGTGGGGTGAcgctgtccccgtccccgtccctgtggtgaccccgtccctgtccctgtgccgtccccgtccccgtggAGTCCCCGTCCATGGGGTGAcgctgtccccgtccccgtccctgtggtgaccccgtccccgtccctgtgccatccctgtccctgtggtgaccccgtccccgtccctgtgccgtccccgtccccgtggAGTCCCTGTCCGCGGGGGTGACGCCGTCCCCGTCCCTGTGGTGACCCCGTCCCTGTGCCATCCCCGTCCCTGTGGTGAccccgtccctgtccctgtgGTGACCCTGTCCCTGTGCCATCCCCGTCCCCGTGGAGTCCCCGTCCGCGGGGGTGACGCCGTCCCCGTCCCTGTGGTGaccccgtccccgtccctgtgccgtccctgtccccgtggAGTCCCCGTCCGTGGGGTGAcgctgtccccgtccccgtccccaggcGCGGGGGGCTCCACCTTCACCATCGGCAAGTCCATCTGGCTGCTGTGGGCGCTCGTCTTCAACAACTCGGTGCCGGTGGAGAACCCCAAGGGCACCACCAGCAAGATCATGGTGCTGGTCTGGGCCTTCTTCGCCGTCATCTTCCTCGCCAGCTACACCGCCAACCTGGCCGCCTTCATGATCCAGGAGGAGTACGTCGACACCGTCTCGTGGGCTCAGCGACCGCAAGGTACCCCCCACCCACGGCGCGACCCACGGCTCCGGGCCGGGGAGAGGGGGGGTGTCTGTGGGTGGGTGTTGGGGGAACTGTGGGGCTTcagggggcactgggggggttCGGGGGTCACTGGGGGACTTAGAGGGGGAGCTATGGGGGTTCAGGGGGTCACTGTGGGGGTTCAGGGGTCActgggggggtttggggggcactgggggactTAGAGGGGGAGCAATGGGGGTTCAGGGGGTCACTGGGGGGTTCAGGGGTCACTGGGGAGGtttggggggcactgggggactTAGAGGGGGAGCTATGGGGGTTCAGGGGGTCACTGGGGGGGTTCAGGGGGTCACTGTGGGGGTTTGGGGGACTTAGAGGGGGAGTTATGGGGGTTCAGGGGGTCACTGTGGGGGTTCAGGGGGTCactgggggtttgggggtcactgggggggtttgggggtcacTGGGGGACTTAGAGGGGGAGCAATGGGGGTTCAGGGGGTCACTGGGGGGGTTCGGGGGTCActggggggggttgggggtCACTGGGGGACTTTGAGGGGGAGCtatgggggtttgggggtcacTGGGGGGGTTCAGGGATCActgggggggtttggggggcactgggggggtttgggggtcacTGGGGGACTTAGAGGGGGAGTTAAGGGGGTTCAGGGGGGTCActgggggggtttgggggtcacTGGGGGACTTTGAGGGGGGGCTATGGGGCTTTGGGGGTCACTGTGGGGGTTCGGGGGGGACACCCTGGGTGTTGGGCAGTTGGTGCTTGCCAGGGAGGGTCGGAGAGCACCCTGGGTGCCCGTGGGTGGGCGTGGGTGCCCATGGGTGTCAGTGGGTGCTCGTGGGTGTCAGTGGGTGTCAGTGGGTGCCCGTGGGTGAGTGTAGGAGGTGTGTGGGTGCTCCTGGGTGGGTGTGTGGTGTCTgtggggggatttggggggacaCCCTGGGTGTTGGGCTGTTGGTGCTTGCCAGGGAGGGTCGGAGAGCACCCTGGGTGCCCGTGGGTGTCTGTGGGTGCCAGTGGGTGCCAGTGGGTGTCAGTGGGTGTCTGTGGGTGCCCATGGGTGAGTGTAGGAGGTGTGTGGGTGCTCCTGGGTGGGTGTGTGGTGTCTgtggggggatttggggggacaCCCTGGGCGTTCAGCGGTTGGTGCTTGCCAGGGAGGGTCGGAGAGCACCCTGGGTGCCAGTGGGTGTCAGTGGGTGTCAGTGGGTGTCTGTGGGTGTCAGTGGGTGTCAGTGGGTGCCCGTGGGTGAGTGTAGGAGGTGTGTGGGTGCTCCTGGGTGGATGTCTGGTGTCTgtggggggatttggggggacaCCCTGGGTGTTCAGCGGTTGGTGCTTGCCAGGGAGGGTCGGAGAGCACCCTGGGTGCCTGTGGGTGCCCGTGGGTGTCAGTGGGTGTCTGTGGGTGTCCGTGGGTGTCTGTGGGTGCCCGTGGGTGAGTGTAGGAGGTGTGTGGGTGCTCCTGGGTGGGTGTGTGGTGTCTgtggggggatttggggggacaCCCTGGGTGTTGGGCGGTTGGTGCTTGCCAGGGAGGGTCGGAGAGCACCCTGGGTGCCCGTGGGTGGGCGTGGGTGCCGGGCGTGGCGCGGCGGCCGACGCCCGGGGCAGTTCCAACGCCCGCAGGAGCAGTACCCCCCGCTGAAGTTCGGGACGGTGCCCAACGGCAGCACGGAGAAGAACATCCGCAGCAACTACCCCGACATGCACAGCTACATGGTCAAGTTCAACCAGCGCGGCGTGGAGGACGCCCTGCACCACCTCAAGACCGGGTcaggggaggggcggggcctgggagggaggggcggggcctgggAGGGGCCTGggagggaggggcggggcctgggagggaggggagaggggtggaAGATAGGACTTGGGAGTGGGAGGGGCTTGGGAgtgggaggggcggggcctgggagggaggggcggggcctgggaggggaggggaggggcctGGAAGGGCCCGggagggaggggcggggcctgggagggaggggaggggcctGGGAGGGGCCTGGAAGGGCCCGggagggaggggcggggcctgggagggaggggaggggggttggagggaggagagaggggtggAAGATAGGGCTTGGGAGTGGGAGGGGCTTGGGAgtgggaggggcggggcctgggaggggaggggaggggcctGGAAGGGCCTGGGAaggaggggcggggcctgggAAGGAGGGGCGGGACCTGGGGGCGGggcctgggagggaggggaggggcctaggagggaggggcggggcctgggagggaggggaggggggttggagggaggggacagggatggaaaATGGGGTTTGGAAGTGGGAGGGGCCTGGAAaggaggggcggggcctggggagggggggcctgggagggagggagggcctgggagggaggggtggggccTAGGAGTGAGGGGTGGGGCCTGggagggaggggcggggcctgggagggaggggatgggggtggGGCTTGGGGGTGGAGcctgtggagtgggaggggcctgggagggaggggcggggcctggggggaggggcagggggtggAAGATGGGGCTTGGAGTGGGAGGGGCCTGGGAgtgggaggggcggggcctgagagggaggggcggggcctgggagggaggggatggaggaTGGGGCTTGGGGGTGGAGcctgtggagtgggaggggcctgggagggaggggcggggcctgggAGGGGCCTGGGGTACAGGTGAGGCAGTgggcggggctgtggggctgtgggcgGGGCTTAGGGGCACAGGTGAGgttggcagggctgtgggcGGGGCTTAGGTGTACAGGTGAGGCAGTAGGTggagctgtggggctgtgggcgGGGCTTAGGCATACAGGTGGGGCTGTGGGCGGGGCTTAGGGGTACAGGTGAGGCAGTGGGCGGAGCtctggggctgtgggcagggctTAGGCGTATAGGTGAGGCTGTGGGCGGGGCTTAGGGGTACAGGTGAGGCTGTGGGCGGGGCCTGCTGCCTGTGGGCGGGGTTTGGGGGTACAGGTGAGGCAGTGGGCGGAGCTCTGGGGCTGTGGGCGGGGCTTAGGGGTACAGGTGAGGCTGTGGGCGGGGCCTGCTGCCTGTGGGCGGGGCCTGCTGCCTGTGGGCGTGGCCCGAGGCACAGCCGAGGGTGACAGTGGGGCGCGGGTGCCCGCAGGAAGTTGGACGCCTTCATCTACGACGCGGCGGTGCTGAACTACATGGCGCGGAAGGAGGAGGGCTGCAAGCTGGTCACCATCGGCTCCGGCAAGGTCTTCGCCTCCACCGGCTACGGCATCGCCCTGCAGCGGGGCTCCCGCTGGAAGCGCCCCgtcgacctggccctgctccagctcctgggcGATGGtaggggggtgctgggggtgtcggaggggggctggggggggtctgaGAGGTGGTTGAGGGTgttgggggggtctgggggtgcctGGAGGGGGTCTGGAGGCGGTC
This window contains:
- the LOC132321287 gene encoding LOW QUALITY PROTEIN: glutamate receptor ionotropic, NMDA 2D-like (The sequence of the model RefSeq protein was modified relative to this genomic sequence to represent the inferred CDS: deleted 1 base in 1 codon); the protein is MSPRAPAPASRMLFALALACASPFLAPRPEGGRRALNVAVILSGASYGPAGPRLPPAAFRNFSLEVNPVGVVLNDTNPRSLIVRLCDVLSSLRIHGVVFEDDARSEAVAQILDFISAQTSVPIVGINGGSAIVLTPKEKGSTFLQLGSSTEQQLQVIFEVLEEYDWTAFAVVTTLFPGYEDFLDYVEVLTDSSFIGWEHRGVLTLNLTDDPEGTRLRRQLREVSAQIRLLYCSREEAEAIFRAAREAGLTGPGYIWFVVGTNLGGSDQLPEHLPAGLFAVLSAGWRDDLQHRVHNGVAIVAKGAEALLRDYGFIPEFNNDCRAPNVTQINDNLHRYFMNITWGQKDFSFNEDGYLVNPSLVVISLNKERSWEVVGSWEHRILRMKYPVWSRYGRFLQPVDDGQHLRVATLEERPFVIVENIDPATGTCIRDSVPCRKQLNRTAGPPTEPALFEKKCCKGFCIDILKRLARAVGFTYDLYLVTNGKHGKKIDGVWNGMVGEVFYGRADMAIGSLTINEERSEIIDFSVPFVETGISVMVSRSNGTVSPSAFLEPYSPAVWVMMFVMCLTVVAVTVFIFEYFSPVGYNRSLATGQRAGGSTFTIGKSIWLLWALVFNNSVPVENPKGTTSKIMVLVWAFFAVIFLASYTANLAAFMIQEEYVDTVSGLSDRKFQRPQEQYPPLKFGTVPNGSTEKNIRSNYPDMHSYMVKFNQRGVEDALHHLKTGKLDAFIYDAAVLNYMARKEEGCKLVTIGSGKVFASTGYGIALQRGSRWKRPVDLALLQLLGD